The Bos mutus isolate GX-2022 chromosome 7, NWIPB_WYAK_1.1, whole genome shotgun sequence genome window below encodes:
- the LOC102286701 gene encoding olfactory receptor 7A17 — protein sequence MKPGNNTHFSEFFLLGFSEDPKLQPLIYGLFLSMYLIAVFGNLLIILVTISDSHLHTPMYFFLSNLSFVDICLTSTTIPKMLHNIENQSKVITYEGCIVQVYFYIFLAGVDDFLLTVMAYDRFVAICHPLHYTVIMNPRLCGLLVLVPWVVSAVHSLLQSLMALQLTFCTKVEIPQFFCELNQMLQLACSNTFLNDTVMYLASVLLAGGPFAGILYSYSKIVSSVQRILSTQGKFKAFSTCASHLSVVLLFYSTSLGVYLSSAATHSSHSSATASVMFTVVTPMLNPFIYSLRNKDIKRALKRVYGIVAIKRPIVLGQMKCP from the coding sequence ATGAAACCAGGTAACAATACacacttttctgaattttttcttctggGATTCTCAGAAGATCCAAAATTGCAGCCCCTCATCTATGGGCTTTTCCTCTCCATGTACCTGATCGCTGTGTTTGGAAACCTGCTCATCATCCTGGTCACCATCTCTGACTCCCACcttcacacccccatgtacttcttcctctccaacttGTCCTTTGTAGACATCTGcctcacctccaccaccatcccaAAGATGCTGCACAATATTGAGAACCAAAGCAAAGTCATAACCTATGAAGGCTGCATCGTCCAGGTGTATTTTTACATATTCCTTGCAGGAGTAGATGACTTCCTCCTGACAGTAATGGCCTACGACCGCTTTGTGGCCATATGCCACCCCCTGCACTACACAGTCATCATGAACCCTCGGCTCTGTGGACTGCTGGTATTGGTGCCCTGGGTGGTGAGTGCTGTGCATTCCTTGTTACAAAGTTTAATGGCTTTGCAGCTAACCTTCTGTACAAAGGTGGAAATTCCCCAATTTTTTTGTGAACTCAATCAGATGCTCCAACTTGCCTGTTCTAACACCTTTCTTAATGACACAGTGATGTATTTGGCATCAGTGCTACTAGCTGGTGGGCCGTTTGCTGGTATCCTTTACTCTTACTCTAAGATAGTCTCTTCCGTACAAAGAATCTTATCAACTCAGGGAAAGTTTAAAGCATTTTCCACTTGTGCATCTCATCTCTCAGTtgtcttattattttattctacaaGCCTGGGGGTGTACCTTAGCTCTGCTGCTACACACAGCTCACACTCAAGTGCAACAGCCTCCGTGATGTTCACTGTGGTAACACCCATGCTGAACCCATTCATCTACAGTCTGAGGAACAAAGACATAAAGAGGGCTCTGAAGAGAGTCTATGGAATAGTAGCTATAAAAAGGCCAATTGTCCTGGGGCAGATGAAGTGCCCTTGA